In Plasmodium relictum strain SGS1 genome assembly, chromosome: 4, a single window of DNA contains:
- a CDS encoding mitochondrial ribosomal protein L13 precursor, putative: protein MIRKSLLRLAGYPKASFHEQNINPFSNVQWKSSPFLKKNMPKTDIFAEEHVSKNAISVFDKEKGNWFVIDATNKSVGSLSVCISKLLQGKYRVDYNSNRVNSSSVIVVNAIHVKFYGHTWDTKIYKFPRKSHSKSHKILTCKTVFARNPSMILNLAVKRMLPNNRLRQIFYRKLFVYPGALHPHWGIPQVVVPKKKINKDNEQNTLKAFTII from the exons atgaTAAGAAAAAGTTTATTAAGATTGGCTGGGTATCCTAAGGCATCCTTTCATGAACAGAACATAAATCCATTCTCAAATGTTCAATG GAAAAGTTctccttttttaaaaaaaaatatgcctAAAACAGATATATTTGCAGAAGAACATGTTTCGAAAAATGCTATAAGTGTTTTTGAcaaagaaaaaggaaattgGTTTGTTATTGATGCAACTAATAAAAGTGTTGGAAGTTTAAGTGTATGTATTAGTAAATTATTACAAGGAAAATATAGAGTAGATTATAATTCGAATAGAGTAAATAGTAGCAGTGTAATAGTTGTAAACGCTATTCATGTCAAATTTTATGGACATACTTGGGAtactaaaatttataaatttccaAGAAAAAGTCATTCAAAAAGtcataaaatattaacaTGTAAAACAGTTTTTGCTAGAAATCCATCAATGATTTTAAATTTGGCAGTTAAAAGAATGCTACCCAATAATAGATTAAGACAAATTTTTTACAGAAAACTTTTTGTGTATCCAGGTGCTTTACACCCACATTGGGGTATACCACAAGTTGTTgttcccaaaaaaaaaattaacaaagaTAATGAACAAAATACATTAAAAGCATTcacaattatttaa